The following are encoded in a window of Acidobacteriota bacterium genomic DNA:
- a CDS encoding serine/threonine protein kinase, protein MADADVPGRPDGPAFIGRYRIRARLAADAVGETFHGFDPLIERSVVIRVFHWPALNPDESQALTLRFFQEMQRIGVLMHPGIVPLFDAGDCSSGLFMASEYVDGSSLADVLAQEGPRDLERAMTMLGQIAEAIDYAHRQGVAHQDLKPTNVRLGADTMIRIGGFGVAQVVTAMRGSAGRPPSPYCAPEIAGGTPGDGRADVFAVGALAVALLGDDARPGRPDEPPVVSAGPLPHVLAARGASADGWASFGARALAAHPADRFATAEQLLRELAALAGFDYAPAAPAWDPFGPPIARPGDSGARESPAHPDGSSSDSSDSSDSSAATATHTPASAPGARPSGDDDLTVTKM, encoded by the coding sequence ATGGCCGACGCCGACGTCCCCGGTCGCCCGGACGGTCCCGCGTTCATCGGGCGGTATCGCATCCGCGCGCGTCTCGCGGCCGACGCCGTCGGCGAGACGTTCCACGGTTTCGATCCATTGATCGAACGCTCGGTCGTCATTCGCGTGTTCCACTGGCCGGCGCTGAACCCCGACGAGAGCCAGGCGCTGACGCTCCGGTTCTTCCAGGAGATGCAGCGCATCGGCGTGCTCATGCACCCGGGCATCGTCCCGCTCTTCGACGCGGGCGACTGTTCGTCGGGCTTGTTCATGGCCAGCGAGTACGTCGACGGCTCCAGCCTCGCCGACGTGCTCGCGCAGGAGGGGCCGCGCGATCTCGAGCGTGCGATGACGATGCTCGGTCAGATCGCCGAGGCGATCGACTACGCGCACCGGCAGGGTGTGGCTCACCAGGATCTCAAGCCGACGAACGTTCGGCTGGGCGCGGACACGATGATCCGCATCGGCGGCTTCGGCGTGGCGCAGGTCGTGACGGCGATGCGCGGATCGGCCGGCCGGCCGCCGTCGCCGTACTGCGCGCCGGAGATCGCCGGCGGCACGCCGGGCGACGGCCGCGCCGACGTCTTCGCCGTCGGCGCGCTCGCGGTGGCGCTGCTCGGCGACGACGCGCGGCCCGGGCGTCCGGACGAGCCGCCGGTCGTGTCGGCCGGTCCGCTGCCGCACGTCCTGGCGGCGAGAGGCGCGTCGGCGGATGGCTGGGCGTCGTTCGGCGCGCGCGCGCTCGCGGCGCATCCCGCGGATCGCTTCGCCACGGCAGAGCAGTTGCTGCGCGAGCTCGCGGCGCTCGCCGGCTTCGACTACGCGCCCGCCGCTCCCGCCTGGGATCCGTTCGGTCCGCCCATCGCCAGGCCGGGCGATTCCGGCGCGCGCGAGAGCCCGGCGCATCCGGACGGCAGCTCGTCGGATTCGTCGGATTCGTCGGACTCGTCGGCCGCGACGGCCACGCACACGCCGGCGTCCGCGCCCGGCGCGCGTCCGTCTGGCGACGACGACCTGACCGTCACGAAGATGTGA
- a CDS encoding serine/threonine-protein phosphatase, translating to MLTAHGVTHPGRVRPTNEDSLLADPDLGLYLVADGMGGHNAGEVASRLAVEAIRGFLVLSREGEDFTWPYGLDPHLSFQANRLMTAVKLANRRVFKAGESRDEYTGLGTTIVAALFTGPLVTFTGVGDSRIYLFSQGRFEQITEDDSWVATVLGRQPGADRAALASHPMRHVLTNVLGAREPLEMDVAERTLAPGDRLLLCSDGLHGALSDGAMAGVLASEPSARAAADRLLEDALATEAPDNITALVIEVGAA from the coding sequence ATGCTGACCGCCCATGGCGTTACCCACCCGGGACGCGTCCGGCCGACCAATGAGGATTCGCTGCTCGCGGACCCGGACCTCGGCCTGTACCTCGTCGCCGACGGGATGGGTGGCCACAACGCCGGCGAAGTTGCGTCCCGGCTGGCGGTCGAGGCGATCCGCGGATTCCTGGTGCTCTCGCGCGAGGGCGAGGACTTCACCTGGCCGTACGGCCTCGACCCGCACCTGTCGTTCCAGGCCAATCGGCTCATGACGGCCGTCAAGCTCGCGAACCGGCGCGTGTTCAAGGCCGGCGAGAGCCGCGACGAGTACACCGGCCTCGGCACCACGATCGTCGCGGCGCTCTTCACCGGCCCGCTCGTCACCTTCACGGGCGTCGGCGACAGCCGGATCTATCTTTTCTCCCAGGGCCGGTTCGAACAGATCACCGAAGACGACTCGTGGGTGGCCACCGTGCTCGGCCGCCAGCCGGGCGCCGACAGGGCGGCGCTCGCGTCGCATCCGATGCGCCACGTGCTCACGAACGTGCTCGGCGCGCGCGAGCCGCTCGAGATGGACGTCGCCGAACGCACGCTGGCGCCCGGCGATCGCCTGCTGCTCTGCAGCGACGGCCTGCACGGCGCGCTGAGCGACGGCGCGATGGCGGGCGTGCTCGCCAGCGAGCCGAGCGCGCGCGCCGCGGCCGACCGGCTGCTCGAGGACGCGCTCGCGACCGAGGCGCCCGACAACATCACCGCGCTCGTGATCGAGGTGGGCGCCGCATGA
- a CDS encoding serine/threonine protein kinase encodes MTESRPATPAPGEAAMPARVGRYELVEKIGRGGMGVVYRGRDSVLGRPVAVKMLVSDVDVSEETRERFFREARSAGQLTHRNIITIYDFGEEGGRAYIVMELLQGESLTSLLARTPLIATEQQLDIMARVSEGLAFAHARGIVHRDVKPANLFVTADNQIKILDFGVARIASSKLTRSGLIVGTPDYMSPEQVMGQVVDERSDVFSAGAVFYQLLSGRKPFAADKLPQILQNVMSVEPPPLGADVPADLAALVMTALEKDPARRYQRMIELLAGVTRFRQTWDRQTRDLALGAAELYQDTERLIRERVARGGPDEDVAAVPYLRELPLFQERGSDVLKVVPFRRARILEILGALREQHARLVSAS; translated from the coding sequence ATGACGGAGTCGCGCCCGGCGACGCCCGCGCCCGGCGAGGCCGCGATGCCGGCCCGGGTCGGCCGGTACGAGCTCGTCGAGAAGATCGGCCGCGGCGGCATGGGCGTCGTCTACCGCGGCCGCGACTCGGTGCTCGGACGGCCGGTCGCGGTGAAGATGCTCGTGTCCGACGTCGACGTCTCGGAAGAGACGCGCGAGCGATTCTTCCGCGAGGCGCGATCCGCCGGCCAGCTCACGCACCGCAACATCATCACGATCTACGACTTCGGCGAGGAGGGCGGCCGCGCCTACATCGTGATGGAGCTCTTGCAGGGCGAGAGCCTGACGTCGCTGCTCGCCCGCACGCCGCTGATCGCGACCGAACAGCAGCTCGACATCATGGCGCGCGTCTCCGAGGGGCTCGCCTTCGCGCACGCGCGCGGCATCGTCCACCGCGACGTCAAGCCTGCGAATCTGTTCGTCACGGCCGATAACCAGATCAAGATCCTGGACTTCGGCGTGGCGCGGATCGCCTCGTCGAAGCTGACGCGCAGCGGCTTGATCGTCGGCACGCCCGACTACATGTCGCCCGAACAGGTCATGGGGCAGGTCGTCGACGAGCGCTCCGATGTCTTCTCGGCGGGCGCCGTCTTCTACCAGTTGCTCAGCGGCCGCAAGCCGTTCGCCGCCGACAAGCTGCCGCAGATCCTGCAGAACGTCATGAGCGTCGAGCCGCCGCCGCTCGGCGCCGACGTGCCGGCCGATCTGGCCGCGCTCGTGATGACGGCGCTCGAGAAGGATCCGGCCCGCCGGTACCAACGGATGATCGAGCTGCTCGCCGGCGTCACGCGATTCCGCCAGACGTGGGATCGGCAGACGCGGGATCTGGCGCTGGGCGCCGCGGAGCTGTACCAGGACACCGAGCGGCTCATCCGCGAGCGGGTGGCGCGCGGCGGGCCGGACGAGGACGTGGCGGCCGTGCCGTACCTGCGCGAGCTGCCGCTGTTTCAGGAACGGGGTTCGGACGTGCTGAAGGTCGTGCCGTTTCGCCGGGCCAGGATTCTCGAGATTCTCGGCGCGCTGCGCGAGCAGCACGCCCGGCTGGTGTCCGCGTCATGA
- a CDS encoding serine/threonine protein kinase, whose product MSSTPSKIGRYEILELVGRGGMGVLYRAHDPMLERDVALKMMLVDFTNDPAARGRFEREAKAVARLQHRNVVTIHELGDAEGAPYIVMEFLSGKDLDALLRSDQPLSLAQKLDIAAQVCDGLAYAHEQGIVHRDIKPGNIRVLEDGTVKILDFGIAKFAVGSATQTGSILGTPSYMSPEQIMGQPVDGRADLFSVGVLLYELLSGRKPFAGDAPTAVVYQIMHVDPPALSELVPDLPDALYAIVDRALQKNPNERYSRASEMAADLQMTKMMLDLPLNQAGASSAEGTGKLHATVLRERTATGAQQPILNAKMRPSAVEAAADAAPRQRAAESGSRPLVIGAVAAVVIAVAAGAYVMSRGTAETPPAAGPAPSASPASSAPTEPSAASGPAPAASPAGAVTSAAVMIASKPAGAKISVNGQDSGKLTPAAVTVSAGDKLTLALAGYEPSAAAVTDRDVRDGAITFNFSRKTGPVTLVVSGPYAFDLVQGGKVVSQAATRHELTVQPGAAVTARSSEYLLSYAVPLDFGQGRNERQIPPPGTLTVFSAVETCSVMINGRDAGFPPISRKPVAAGSYTVGLKCPDGKSAPPQRVSIAPGGSERVTFGPPQP is encoded by the coding sequence ATGAGCTCGACGCCGAGCAAGATCGGACGCTACGAGATCCTCGAGCTCGTCGGCCGTGGCGGCATGGGGGTGCTCTATCGCGCGCACGATCCCATGCTCGAGCGCGACGTCGCGCTGAAGATGATGCTCGTGGACTTCACGAACGACCCGGCCGCTCGCGGCCGGTTCGAGCGCGAGGCCAAGGCCGTCGCCCGGCTCCAGCACCGCAACGTCGTCACCATCCATGAGCTGGGAGACGCCGAGGGCGCGCCCTACATCGTGATGGAGTTCCTGAGCGGCAAGGATCTCGACGCGCTGCTCAGGAGCGACCAGCCGCTCTCGCTGGCCCAGAAGCTCGACATCGCCGCGCAGGTCTGCGACGGGCTCGCGTACGCGCACGAGCAGGGCATCGTGCACCGCGACATCAAGCCCGGCAACATCCGCGTGCTCGAGGACGGCACGGTCAAGATCCTCGACTTCGGCATCGCCAAGTTCGCGGTGGGATCGGCGACGCAGACCGGGTCGATCCTCGGCACGCCGAGCTACATGTCGCCCGAGCAGATCATGGGGCAGCCGGTCGACGGCCGGGCCGACCTGTTCTCGGTGGGCGTGCTGCTCTACGAGCTCCTGAGCGGCCGCAAGCCGTTCGCCGGCGACGCGCCGACGGCGGTGGTCTACCAGATCATGCACGTCGACCCGCCGGCGTTGAGCGAGCTCGTCCCGGACCTGCCGGACGCGCTCTACGCGATCGTCGACCGCGCCCTCCAGAAGAACCCGAACGAGCGGTACAGCCGCGCGAGCGAGATGGCGGCCGATCTCCAGATGACGAAGATGATGCTGGACCTGCCGCTGAACCAGGCCGGCGCGTCATCGGCCGAGGGCACGGGCAAGCTCCACGCGACCGTCCTGCGCGAGCGCACGGCGACCGGCGCGCAGCAGCCGATCCTCAACGCGAAGATGCGGCCGTCGGCCGTCGAGGCGGCGGCGGACGCCGCGCCGAGGCAGCGCGCGGCCGAGTCGGGATCGAGGCCGCTCGTCATCGGCGCCGTCGCGGCCGTCGTGATCGCGGTCGCCGCGGGCGCCTACGTGATGAGCCGCGGCACGGCGGAGACGCCGCCGGCCGCCGGGCCGGCGCCGTCGGCGTCGCCGGCATCTTCTGCGCCGACCGAGCCCTCGGCGGCGAGCGGTCCCGCGCCAGCCGCGTCGCCGGCCGGCGCGGTGACCTCGGCGGCCGTGATGATCGCCTCGAAGCCCGCGGGGGCGAAGATCAGCGTGAACGGGCAGGACAGCGGCAAGCTGACGCCGGCCGCCGTCACCGTCAGCGCGGGCGACAAGCTGACGCTCGCGCTCGCCGGCTACGAGCCGAGCGCCGCCGCCGTGACCGACCGTGACGTGCGCGATGGCGCGATCACGTTCAACTTCAGCCGGAAGACCGGGCCCGTCACGCTCGTCGTCTCCGGGCCGTACGCCTTCGATCTCGTGCAGGGCGGCAAGGTCGTCTCCCAGGCCGCGACGCGGCACGAGCTGACCGTCCAGCCCGGCGCCGCCGTGACGGCGCGCAGCTCCGAGTACCTGCTGAGCTACGCCGTGCCGCTCGACTTCGGCCAGGGGCGCAACGAGCGGCAGATCCCGCCGCCCGGCACGCTCACGGTGTTCTCGGCCGTCGAGACCTGCTCGGTGATGATCAACGGGCGCGATGCCGGGTTCCCGCCGATCTCCCGGAAGCCCGTGGCGGCCGGTTCGTACACGGTGGGGCTAAAATGCCCCGACGGCAAGTCGGCCCCGCCCCAGAGAGTGTCGATCGCTCCGGGCGGCAGCGAGCGCGTCACCTTCGGGCCGCCTCAGCCGTAG
- a CDS encoding tetratricopeptide repeat protein: MPTTFSALRPWSLALCISVILPVAAAPARAGQSAGADDEVARRQLESGRAFVRQGNYVEALKDFKAVAETHGTSSVADNALLEIARYYLDTAGDTKEATAAVEAILKTYPTSDSAPEAYLMAGRLALARGHAAADLDAALANFERVIRLFPASDVVPRSLVLAAEAHWFAGRYETALGNLMRVALEYPDNPAAADAYLSSARVFLSLGDPVSALEHLQRVRDQYPESPAAATALSRISILHRLYVRPPRRPPFVLAAEPVGPARMRDVKALAMTARGALYWANDDVAGVVLPGDAPAFGTGLKPRNLVVDMTGAVWVLEAAALRPLAGPSVPLVVTRGTGAQEPLKRADAAVQVANGDWLVMDETERGIQQFSRAGAYIGPFALAKVSKLVMSSLDEITALDRDEKAVLFYDATGRVTSRVPLKGPGYELSNPVDFAFDALGHLYVLGRDAIAVFSPYAAPPAPSGAAPAASPAGRTAAPASPYRLLTIFSEPENSPAGLRRATAFALDTSGAVYVFDERAARVLVYR; the protein is encoded by the coding sequence ATGCCGACGACGTTCTCCGCGCTGCGACCCTGGAGCCTCGCGCTCTGCATCAGCGTCATCCTGCCGGTGGCCGCCGCGCCGGCGCGGGCAGGGCAGTCGGCGGGCGCCGACGACGAGGTGGCGCGCCGGCAGCTCGAGAGCGGCCGCGCGTTCGTGCGCCAGGGCAACTACGTCGAGGCGCTGAAGGACTTCAAGGCGGTCGCCGAGACGCACGGCACGAGCTCGGTCGCCGACAACGCGCTGCTCGAAATCGCGCGGTACTACCTCGACACGGCGGGCGACACCAAGGAAGCGACCGCGGCCGTCGAGGCGATCCTCAAGACGTATCCGACCTCCGACTCCGCGCCGGAGGCCTACCTGATGGCCGGCCGCCTCGCGCTCGCGCGCGGCCACGCCGCGGCGGATCTCGACGCGGCGCTCGCCAACTTCGAACGCGTGATCCGGCTGTTCCCGGCCTCCGACGTCGTGCCGCGCTCTCTCGTGCTGGCCGCCGAGGCGCACTGGTTCGCCGGCCGGTACGAAACGGCGCTCGGCAACCTGATGCGCGTCGCGCTGGAGTACCCCGACAATCCGGCCGCCGCCGACGCGTATCTCTCGAGCGCGCGCGTGTTCCTGAGCCTGGGCGATCCGGTGTCCGCGCTCGAGCACCTCCAGCGCGTCCGCGACCAGTATCCGGAGTCGCCCGCGGCAGCCACGGCGCTGTCGAGGATCTCGATTCTCCACCGGTTGTACGTGCGCCCGCCGCGGCGGCCGCCGTTCGTTCTCGCGGCCGAGCCCGTGGGACCGGCGCGAATGCGTGACGTCAAGGCGCTGGCGATGACCGCGCGCGGCGCGCTCTACTGGGCGAACGACGATGTGGCCGGCGTCGTGCTGCCGGGCGACGCGCCGGCGTTCGGCACCGGGCTCAAGCCCCGCAATCTCGTCGTCGACATGACGGGTGCCGTGTGGGTGCTCGAGGCGGCGGCGCTGCGGCCTCTCGCCGGCCCATCGGTCCCGCTCGTCGTCACGCGCGGGACCGGCGCACAGGAGCCGTTGAAACGCGCCGACGCGGCCGTGCAGGTCGCGAACGGCGACTGGCTGGTCATGGACGAGACCGAGCGCGGCATCCAGCAGTTCTCCCGAGCCGGCGCGTACATCGGGCCGTTCGCCCTCGCCAAGGTCTCGAAGCTGGTGATGAGCAGCCTCGACGAGATCACCGCGCTGGACCGCGACGAGAAAGCCGTCCTCTTCTACGACGCCACCGGCCGGGTGACGAGCCGCGTGCCGCTCAAGGGGCCGGGATACGAGCTGTCGAATCCGGTGGACTTCGCGTTCGACGCGCTCGGACATCTGTACGTCCTCGGCCGCGACGCGATCGCGGTCTTCTCGCCGTACGCGGCTCCGCCGGCCCCATCGGGCGCGGCGCCCGCGGCCTCGCCAGCCGGGCGAACCGCGGCGCCGGCCAGCCCATACCGGCTGCTCACGATCTTCTCGGAACCCGAGAACAGCCCGGCCGGCTTGCGGCGCGCGACGGCCTTCGCGCTCGACACGAGCGGCGCCGTGTACGTCTTCGACGAACGCGCCGCACGCGTGCTGGTGTACCGATGA
- a CDS encoding PEGA domain-containing protein: MMMTSRWWRGLALVAATFLTGPARPAAQVPLPAPAAPQAPAGTLELLLDQGRRLFDAFQYDQALPLFDRLILALSPGGQASRPDLLTQVLELRARSRFALGDTQGAEQDFSALLALNPGYKLAAGVSPRVVASFDSVRKLVVGQVLMSLTPAGEVQIDGRTVALGPDQAPVDLAAGDHQAAATRQGYAPLQQRFSVAPGESTTLALVMERVSATLTLSSIPDGVEVWLDGTSRGTTARGAAAPGPSAPLVIGDLPTGPHRLQLRRACFQDVERTITVARPEDLQLDALRLTPAVASVRVQASEAGAAVFLDGVAKGSAPAEISDLCAGSHVIEVRGAGGRYVDRREWKTGDSVALNAVLEPAFAIVGAQAAAADLRDEAERALAAATNALVYAPAAADLERALAGENVPANWLDPLAPGGSRTSKDVVRDLSRRLSAKLATQGVAAVAAGTDRSELSVAILAAGSAEPDLLTFRPADPASRARAVERLSAPLPPVVRPSMGTSVVDVDGVPGAVVVRVGGAGGAAGLAVGDVIVGAGGAPVATVRDLRGRIAALRPGALDLPLDVRAPDGTARTVTGAIALVPDTLPLRDSRLPYNRAIVDLQQLVRSSSNALEKAAARVNLAIAQLRVGNVAEAETELRAADLPAGPGVSAGTVAYLLGLSLEAAGRTADARAAFTKAADATDARLSADGPLVGPLARQKLGR; the protein is encoded by the coding sequence ATGATGATGACCTCGCGATGGTGGCGCGGCCTCGCGCTCGTGGCGGCGACGTTCCTCACCGGGCCCGCTCGTCCGGCCGCGCAGGTGCCGCTGCCGGCGCCGGCCGCACCGCAGGCGCCGGCCGGCACGCTGGAGCTCCTGCTCGACCAGGGCCGGCGGCTCTTCGATGCATTCCAGTACGACCAGGCGCTGCCGCTGTTCGATCGGCTCATCCTCGCGCTGTCGCCGGGAGGCCAGGCGTCGCGGCCCGATCTGCTCACCCAGGTGTTGGAGCTGCGCGCGCGCTCGCGCTTCGCGCTCGGCGACACGCAAGGCGCGGAGCAGGACTTCTCCGCGCTGCTCGCCCTCAACCCCGGATACAAGCTCGCCGCGGGCGTCTCGCCTCGCGTGGTCGCCTCGTTCGACTCGGTGCGCAAGCTCGTCGTCGGTCAGGTGCTGATGTCGCTGACGCCGGCGGGCGAGGTGCAGATCGACGGCCGCACCGTGGCGCTCGGACCCGACCAGGCGCCGGTCGACCTCGCCGCGGGTGACCACCAGGCCGCGGCGACGCGCCAGGGCTACGCGCCGCTGCAACAGCGGTTCTCCGTCGCGCCCGGCGAGTCGACGACGCTCGCGCTCGTGATGGAGCGCGTGTCGGCGACGTTGACGCTCTCGTCGATTCCCGACGGCGTCGAGGTGTGGCTCGACGGCACGTCGCGCGGCACGACCGCGCGGGGAGCCGCGGCGCCCGGGCCGTCCGCGCCGCTCGTCATCGGCGATCTGCCGACCGGCCCCCATCGGCTGCAGCTCCGCCGCGCCTGCTTCCAGGACGTCGAGCGCACGATCACGGTGGCGCGGCCCGAAGATCTGCAATTGGACGCTCTCCGCCTCACGCCGGCCGTCGCGTCGGTACGAGTGCAAGCGAGCGAGGCGGGCGCCGCCGTGTTCCTCGACGGCGTCGCCAAGGGCTCGGCGCCCGCGGAGATCAGCGACCTGTGCGCCGGCAGTCACGTGATAGAGGTGCGCGGCGCCGGCGGCCGGTACGTCGATCGGCGCGAATGGAAGACGGGCGACAGCGTCGCGTTGAACGCGGTGCTCGAGCCGGCCTTCGCGATCGTCGGCGCCCAGGCAGCGGCCGCCGATCTGCGCGACGAGGCCGAGCGAGCGCTCGCGGCCGCCACGAACGCGCTCGTGTACGCGCCGGCGGCGGCCGATCTCGAACGCGCGCTGGCCGGCGAGAACGTGCCGGCCAACTGGCTCGACCCGCTCGCGCCCGGAGGCAGCCGCACGTCGAAGGACGTCGTGCGCGATCTGTCGCGTCGCCTGAGCGCCAAGCTCGCCACACAGGGCGTCGCCGCCGTGGCGGCCGGCACCGATCGCTCGGAGCTGTCGGTGGCGATCCTCGCCGCCGGCAGCGCCGAACCCGATCTGCTCACGTTCCGGCCCGCCGATCCGGCATCGCGCGCGCGCGCGGTCGAGCGTCTCAGCGCGCCGCTGCCGCCGGTCGTCCGGCCGTCGATGGGGACGTCGGTCGTCGACGTCGACGGCGTGCCGGGTGCGGTGGTCGTTCGCGTCGGCGGCGCGGGCGGGGCGGCGGGACTGGCGGTCGGCGACGTGATCGTCGGGGCCGGCGGCGCACCGGTCGCGACGGTCCGCGATCTGCGCGGCCGGATCGCGGCGCTCCGGCCCGGCGCGCTCGATCTGCCGCTCGACGTGAGAGCGCCCGACGGCACCGCGAGAACCGTCACCGGGGCCATCGCGCTCGTGCCCGATACGCTTCCGCTCCGCGACAGCCGGCTGCCGTACAACCGCGCGATCGTCGATCTGCAGCAGCTCGTGCGGTCGTCGTCGAACGCGCTCGAGAAGGCCGCGGCGCGCGTCAACCTGGCGATTGCGCAGCTACGGGTCGGCAACGTCGCCGAGGCCGAGACGGAACTGCGCGCCGCCGACCTGCCGGCCGGCCCGGGCGTGTCGGCCGGCACGGTCGCCTATCTGCTCGGGCTGTCCCTCGAAGCGGCTGGCCGCACGGCCGACGCGCGTGCCGCGTTCACGAAGGCGGCCGACGCGACCGACGCGCGCCTGTCGGCCGATGGCCCGCTCGTCGGGCCGCTGGCGCGTCAGAAGCTCGGCCGCTGA
- a CDS encoding VOC family protein yields MPISPFARPGRVRLQVADLARSISYYRDVIGLQVRSQDAGRAELAPKSDDDRVLVEIEERRGATPVPRRANWGLYHFALLVPDRAALGRFAAHVLPSGRASGAADHAVSEAIYLSDPDGLGIEVYADRPRERWRRQADGELHMVTAPLDVESLIDEAGGRPWTGAPAGTVMGHVHLHVGDIDQASAFYHDAMGLDRVVWSYPGALFLSAGGYHHHLGVNTWGAARPARDDQARLLSWDLELPDRAAAALVADGLRAHGHPVDQDEVGWTASDPWGTAVRIRTTGTRG; encoded by the coding sequence ATGCCCATTTCGCCGTTCGCCAGGCCCGGCAGAGTCCGGTTGCAGGTCGCCGATCTGGCGCGCTCCATCTCGTACTACCGCGACGTCATCGGGCTGCAGGTGCGATCGCAGGATGCGGGCCGCGCCGAGCTCGCGCCGAAGTCCGACGACGATCGGGTGCTCGTGGAGATCGAGGAACGCCGGGGCGCGACGCCGGTGCCGCGGCGCGCGAACTGGGGGCTGTATCACTTCGCGCTGCTCGTGCCCGATCGCGCGGCGCTCGGCCGGTTCGCGGCCCACGTCCTGCCCTCGGGGCGCGCGAGCGGCGCCGCCGATCACGCCGTGAGCGAAGCGATCTACCTGTCCGATCCCGACGGGCTCGGCATCGAGGTGTACGCCGACCGCCCGCGCGAGCGCTGGCGACGACAGGCCGATGGCGAGCTGCACATGGTGACGGCGCCGCTCGACGTCGAGTCGCTGATCGACGAGGCGGGCGGACGGCCGTGGACCGGCGCGCCGGCCGGCACCGTGATGGGGCACGTGCACCTGCACGTCGGCGACATCGACCAGGCCTCGGCCTTCTATCACGACGCCATGGGCCTCGACCGCGTCGTCTGGTCGTATCCCGGCGCGTTGTTCCTGTCGGCCGGCGGCTATCACCACCACCTCGGCGTGAACACGTGGGGCGCCGCCCGGCCGGCCCGCGACGATCAGGCCAGGCTGCTGTCGTGGGATCTCGAGCTGCCCGATCGCGCCGCGGCCGCGCTCGTGGCGGACGGCCTGCGGGCTCATGGCCATCCGGTCGACCAGGACGAAGTCGGGTGGACGGCATCCGATCCGTGGGGCACGGCGGTGCGAATCCGGACAACGGGCACCCGCGGCTGA
- a CDS encoding DUF3500 domain-containing protein, whose amino-acid sequence MKPLSRRVVWAIVGVAAAGIWLAGSVVAQQRSAPGMVKAATAFLASLTPEQRQKAAFPIASDGCKSTPPGADCEWLRWHFIPASMFERHGVPLKEMTDVQRQRAQDLLHASLSQVGYTTATTIMSLELVLRVTEGADETGRSGGQPIGQFAAAAPAPTPGAACGLGDLSAIAPAAAPAPAAGQARRGGGGQGGGQGGGGGQGGGQGGGGARGGGGRAGGGGGGGAPIIRDPDLYYFSVFGDPSSKGSWGWRVEGHHVSLRFGVDNGKVSVSTTPQFLGANPARVPEGAPNAGLRALAAQEDTARALVQSLNPAQCSAAIVAATPRGDIATGTTLNVDPINPRGLAASQMTASQREMLMKVIESYANVMPADIAADRLNRIKTAGIEKVTFAWAGSSEPRQRYHYQVQGPTFVIEHNNTQNNGNHVHSVWREFNGDFGRDVLAEHMAMYPH is encoded by the coding sequence ATGAAGCCTCTCTCTCGTCGCGTCGTCTGGGCCATCGTCGGCGTCGCCGCTGCCGGCATCTGGCTCGCCGGTTCGGTCGTCGCGCAGCAGCGCTCGGCCCCCGGCATGGTCAAAGCCGCCACGGCGTTTCTCGCGAGCCTCACGCCGGAACAGCGGCAGAAGGCCGCGTTTCCGATCGCATCGGACGGCTGCAAGTCCACGCCGCCCGGCGCGGATTGCGAATGGCTGCGCTGGCACTTCATCCCCGCCAGCATGTTCGAGCGCCATGGCGTGCCGCTCAAGGAGATGACCGACGTGCAGCGGCAGCGCGCGCAGGATCTCTTGCACGCCAGCCTCAGCCAGGTGGGGTACACGACGGCGACGACGATCATGAGCCTCGAGCTCGTGTTGCGGGTGACGGAAGGCGCCGACGAGACGGGGCGTTCCGGCGGCCAGCCGATCGGCCAGTTCGCCGCGGCCGCGCCGGCGCCGACGCCCGGCGCGGCCTGCGGGCTCGGCGACCTCAGCGCGATTGCGCCGGCCGCGGCTCCTGCTCCAGCGGCCGGGCAGGCGCGTCGTGGCGGCGGTGGCCAGGGCGGTGGCCAGGGCGGCGGCGGTGGGCAAGGTGGCGGCCAGGGTGGCGGCGGCGCGCGAGGCGGTGGCGGCCGTGCTGGTGGAGGCGGCGGCGGAGGCGCGCCGATCATCCGCGATCCCGACTTGTATTACTTCTCCGTGTTCGGCGATCCGTCGAGCAAGGGATCCTGGGGCTGGCGCGTCGAGGGACATCACGTCTCGCTGCGCTTCGGCGTCGACAACGGCAAGGTGTCGGTGTCGACGACGCCGCAGTTCCTCGGCGCGAACCCGGCCCGCGTGCCCGAGGGCGCGCCCAACGCGGGGCTTCGCGCGCTGGCCGCGCAGGAAGACACGGCCCGCGCGCTCGTGCAGTCGTTGAACCCGGCGCAGTGCTCCGCCGCGATCGTCGCGGCGACGCCGCGAGGCGACATCGCGACCGGCACGACGCTGAACGTCGATCCGATCAATCCCAGGGGGCTGGCCGCGTCGCAGATGACCGCCTCGCAGCGCGAAATGCTCATGAAGGTGATCGAGAGCTACGCGAACGTGATGCCGGCCGACATCGCAGCCGACCGGCTCAACCGGATCAAGACGGCGGGCATCGAGAAGGTGACGTTCGCCTGGGCCGGCTCGAGCGAGCCGCGGCAGCGATACCACTATCAGGTGCAGGGCCCGACGTTCGTGATCGAGCACAACAACACGCAGAACAACGGCAACCACGTCCACTCCGTGTGGCGCGAGTTCAACGGCGACTTCGGCCGCGACGTGCTCGCCGAGCACATGGCCATGTACCCGCACTAG